Part of the Streptomyces sp. f51 genome is shown below.
CCCGCCGTACGGAAGATGGCGAGCAACGCCTCGACGTACGGCAGCAGTTCGGCGGTGAAGGGGACGTGCGCCATGGAGATCCTGGCCATGTCGCGATGGGACAGCAGCCGCCGGCGCCAGGAGCGGGCGTACTCCCGCACCTGCTCCCGCCAGCGCTCAGGGTCGGGTTCGGGCAGCGTGAAACTGGCGAAGAGCCGGGTGTACATCAGCTCCAGAAGGTCGTCCTTGGAGCGGACGTAGGCGTAGAGGGCGGAGACCGCGACGTCCAGTTCGGCCGCCACCTGACGCATCGACAGCTTGTCGAGCCCTGACCGGTCCAGCACGACGAAGGCCGCCTCGACGATGCGCTCGCGCGACAGCGGCTCACGTGCCGGGGCGACGCGAGCGCGGACGGGACGCTCGCGCTCCCAGGGGGACGGCGGGGGTGATGCGGGAGTGCCGGCGGCCGCGTCGCTCATGACCACAGTCTAGGCGCCGGAGAGCAGTGTTCTCTCCTGGAGATCGGCGTTCACCTCGCCTCAACGCGATATATCTTGTCTGCGTCGCGAGGTTGCGCTATATCTTAATGAACGCCGTTCTCTCGGTGAGCGCTGTTCTGTTAGGGTGAACGGCGTTCTCTTCTCGTGCCTCCTAGGAGTTTCCGATGTCCACCACCGGTGTCGCGTCCGCCGAGACGCCCATCGACTCACCAGCGCCGTACCGGTGGCGCTGGGCTGCGCTGTTCGTGATCCTCGCGGCCGAGGTGATGGACCTCCTCGACGCCGTCGTCACGAACATCGCCGGTCCGTCCATGCGGGCCGACCTCGGCGGCGGCGCCTCCACGCTCCAGTGGCTCGCCGCCGCCTACACCCTCTCGATGGCCGTCGGGCTCGTCACCGGAGGACGGCTCGGCGACATCCACGGGCGCCGCACGATGTTCCTGATCGGGGCGGCCGGCTTCACCCTCGGCTCGCTGCTGTGCGCCGTGTCCGTGTCGCCCGGCATGCTGATCGGCGCGCGGGTGGTGCAGGGCCTGTTCGGCGCGGTGATGCTGCCGCAGGGCCTCGGCATGATCAAGGAGATGTTCCCGCCGAAGGAGTCCCAGAAGGCCTTCGGCATGTTCGGCCCGGTCATGGGTCTGTCCGCG
Proteins encoded:
- a CDS encoding TetR/AcrR family transcriptional regulator — translated: MSDAAAGTPASPPPSPWERERPVRARVAPAREPLSRERIVEAAFVVLDRSGLDKLSMRQVAAELDVAVSALYAYVRSKDDLLELMYTRLFASFTLPEPDPERWREQVREYARSWRRRLLSHRDMARISMAHVPFTAELLPYVEALLAIFRTAGLPDRIAAEAGDLISTYIDGFVLEEGMWQDRAAQQSGGGSLARPDWREMADEMQNYFASLPEEDFPHLRALSGSMVTESSDERFDIGLEIILRGLASYLPDRGA